A single genomic interval of Lepidochelys kempii isolate rLepKem1 chromosome 13, rLepKem1.hap2, whole genome shotgun sequence harbors:
- the CASS4 gene encoding cas scaffolding protein family member 4 isoform X2: MKVNSTLAKALYDNKAECSDELAFRKGDILTVLEQNVLESEGWWKCSLHGRQGLAPANRLQLLAGSQEGTLSPSSEPDSQELPISQQNIYQVPSAPKSSTLSPTYERMDSWIKPLPSSVSSPPTQEIYQVPALAAQLFSEKIQSLTNQHQFTLPTPSRASIPCIKSEVYDVPSPQHRIALFTQRCATPPTARKGSMPILFKEYIQEEQQQLYDIPSSPEKAKIHVQQDSPVGSVYDVPPTTTRDHDISLQSLSQIKSLGHYNTLPNPRKSEWTYDIPVSPEKMGLKKDPSDRSLEKQVLYDVPPARYGSSLQNVPPTNIKSKSVNPQMYDVPPTQRKLTFPDIPRYNVPSSRNMLLLQQNGNYHVPPSFLTPRVEQQNSEQNVYDIPKVLPTALQHRKGTEKNNSSFGNHTYNIPPQLSKDAKLEQDRLSVSSVDNRTSTLSTSSSTSAESSSMSSSEEPAKEIKLELDLAIETLTKLQHSVSSSVASLMIFVSSKWRFQEHLETNLEEIHRAIDHIKESLGEFLDFAQAIKVNASCVTDNNLQTRITTQLKILTDSFQILVETREALNNCNWSLEVLVIKKPQNNPDDLDRFVMVARTIPDDIKRFVSIIIANGKLLFKKNCKEQETKSPKIDTDRKMAKPIPIPRRIELNSLQRNTLDKPNKNKVSSEKSRENVTEDCDYVQLQKSPGLEQVKKTLSAKEMAKKNADLKTKVFPPSKKHNIQSNLDLAKKITLSENCRLYFDALHKAISVFTSSLSNNQPPEVFIAQSKLIIMVGQKLVDSLCQETQEKDIRNDILCSSSQFCSLLKNLAVATKNAAVQYPKTGAIQELQNQADELSKYTQQFRAMME; encoded by the exons ATGAAAGTCAAT AGTACCTTGGCAAAAGCATTATATGACAACAAGGCTGAGTGTTCAGATGAGTTAGCCTTCCGCAAAGGAGACATCCTAACGGTTCTTGAGCAGAATGTTTTAGAGAGTGAAGGATGGTGGAAATGTTCCCTCCATGGAAGACAAGGTCTGGCTCCTGCTAATCGCCTCCAACTCCTTGCTGGTTCCCAGGAAGGAACGTTGTCTCCCTcctctgagcctgattctcaggAATTGCCCATCAGTCAACAAAATATCTACCAGGTTCCATCAGCTCCCAAGTCTTCCACGTTGTCACCTACGTATGAACGGATGGACAGTTGGATTAAGCCACTTCCTTCTTCTGTTTCTTCTCCACCTACTCAAGAAATATATCAAGTGCCAGCTTTAGCTGCACAATTATTCAGTGAAAAGATCCAAAGCCTAACCAATCAG caCCAGTTTACTCTTCCCACACCATCTCGGGCCTCCATACCATGTATAAAAAGTGAGGTTTATGATGTTCCATCACCACAACACCGAATAGCCCTATTCACTCAG AGGTGTGCCACTCCACCCACAGCCAGAAAGGGCTCTATGCCGATCCTCTTCAAAGAATATATCCAGGAAGAGCAGCAACAGCTTTATGACATCCCATCCAGCCCAGAAAAGGCAAAAATCCATGTCCAGCAAGACTCTCCAGTGGGCAGT GTGTATGATGTCCCCCCCACAACCACAAGAGACCATGACATTTCACTACAAAGTTTGTCTCAAATAAAATCTTTGGGTCATTATAATACCTTGCCAAATCCTCGGAAGTCAGAATGGACTTACGATATTCCAGTATCACCTGAaaaaatgggtttaaaaaaagatcCTTCCGATCGTTCCCTGGAAAAGCAGGTGCTGTATGATGTACCACCAGCCAGATATGGTTCTAGTTTGCAAAATGTTCCACCAACAAATATCAAAAGCAAATCAGTGAATCCACAAATGTATGATGTTCCACCAACCCAGAGAAAATTAACCTTTCCTGACATCCCTCGTTATAATGTACCATCCTCACGTAACATGTTACTTTTGCAGCAAAACGGTAACTATCATGTTCCACCAAGCTTTCTGACTCCAAGGGTTGAGCAAcagaactctgaacaaaatgtttatGATATTCCAAAAGTGCTGCCTACTGCTTTACAACACAGGAAAGGGACTGAAAAAAACAACAGTAGTTTTGGAAACCATACTTACAACATTCCTCCACAGCTGTCAAAAGATGCCAAATTAGAACAAGACAGATTATCAGTTTCCAGTGTGGACAATAGAACCAGCACCCTATCTACATCATCAAGCACTTCTGCTGAGTCCTCTTCTATGTCATCATCAGAAGAACctgcaaaagaaattaaattggAGCTTGACTTAGCCATAGAGACATTGACCAAGCTGCAGCACAGTGTATCCAGTTCAGTTGCAAGTCTGATGATTTTTGTAAGCAGTAAGTGGAGATTCCAGGAACACCTGGAGACAAACCTTGAGGAAATCCATAGAGCAATTGATCACATAAAAGAATCTTTGGGAGAATTCTTGGATTTTGCTCAAGCCATCAAGGTGAATGCCTCTTGCGTCACTGACAATAACCTTCAAACCAGAATTACAACACAGCTGAAAATTCTTACAGACTCATTCCAGATCTTGGTAGAAACAAGGGAAGCACTAAATAACTGCAACTGGTCACTGGAAGTTCTGGTCATTAAGAAACCTCAGAATAACCCAGATGATCTTGATCGGTTTGTTATGGTAGCCCGCACAATTCCAGATGATATCAAGAGATTTGTTTCTATCATCATAGCTAATGGGAAGCTTCTCTTCAAAAAGAATTGCAAGGAACAAGAGACGAAGTCACCAAAAATTGATACAGACCGTAAAATGGCAAAACCGATCCCAATACCCAGAAGAATAGAACTGAATTCACTCCAAAGAAATACTTTGgataaaccaaacaaaaataaagtctctTCTGAGAAATCAAGAGAAAATGTCACTGAAGACTgtgattatgttcagttacag aagTCTCCTGGGTTGGAACAGGtgaaaaaaaccctttcagctAAAGAGATGGCAAAGAAGaatgcagatttaaaaacaaag gTTTTCCCACCTTCAAAAAAGCATAATATTCAGAGCAACCTGGACTTGGCAAAGAAAATCACTCTCTCAGAAAATTGTAGACTGTATTTTGATGCCCTTCATAAGGCCATTAGTGTATTTACCAGTAGTCTTAGCAATAATCAACCGCCAGAAGTCTTCATAGCACAGAGCAAACTGATCATTATGGTGGGACAAAAGTTGGTGGATTCTCTCTGTCAGGAAACTCAAGAAAAGGATATTCGGAATGACatcctctgcagcagcagccagtttTGTAGCCTGCTGAAGAACTTGGCTGTTGCCACCAAAAATGCAGCAGTGCAGTATCCAAAGACAGGTGCCATACAGGAACTTCAAAATCAAGCTGATGAGCTGTCTAAATACACTCAGCAGTTTAGGGCAATGATGGAATGA
- the CASS4 gene encoding cas scaffolding protein family member 4 isoform X1, protein MDKNSRINTSATSTLAKALYDNKAECSDELAFRKGDILTVLEQNVLESEGWWKCSLHGRQGLAPANRLQLLAGSQEGTLSPSSEPDSQELPISQQNIYQVPSAPKSSTLSPTYERMDSWIKPLPSSVSSPPTQEIYQVPALAAQLFSEKIQSLTNQHQFTLPTPSRASIPCIKSEVYDVPSPQHRIALFTQRCATPPTARKGSMPILFKEYIQEEQQQLYDIPSSPEKAKIHVQQDSPVGSVYDVPPTTTRDHDISLQSLSQIKSLGHYNTLPNPRKSEWTYDIPVSPEKMGLKKDPSDRSLEKQVLYDVPPARYGSSLQNVPPTNIKSKSVNPQMYDVPPTQRKLTFPDIPRYNVPSSRNMLLLQQNGNYHVPPSFLTPRVEQQNSEQNVYDIPKVLPTALQHRKGTEKNNSSFGNHTYNIPPQLSKDAKLEQDRLSVSSVDNRTSTLSTSSSTSAESSSMSSSEEPAKEIKLELDLAIETLTKLQHSVSSSVASLMIFVSSKWRFQEHLETNLEEIHRAIDHIKESLGEFLDFAQAIKVNASCVTDNNLQTRITTQLKILTDSFQILVETREALNNCNWSLEVLVIKKPQNNPDDLDRFVMVARTIPDDIKRFVSIIIANGKLLFKKNCKEQETKSPKIDTDRKMAKPIPIPRRIELNSLQRNTLDKPNKNKVSSEKSRENVTEDCDYVQLQKSPGLEQVKKTLSAKEMAKKNADLKTKVFPPSKKHNIQSNLDLAKKITLSENCRLYFDALHKAISVFTSSLSNNQPPEVFIAQSKLIIMVGQKLVDSLCQETQEKDIRNDILCSSSQFCSLLKNLAVATKNAAVQYPKTGAIQELQNQADELSKYTQQFRAMME, encoded by the exons AGTACCTTGGCAAAAGCATTATATGACAACAAGGCTGAGTGTTCAGATGAGTTAGCCTTCCGCAAAGGAGACATCCTAACGGTTCTTGAGCAGAATGTTTTAGAGAGTGAAGGATGGTGGAAATGTTCCCTCCATGGAAGACAAGGTCTGGCTCCTGCTAATCGCCTCCAACTCCTTGCTGGTTCCCAGGAAGGAACGTTGTCTCCCTcctctgagcctgattctcaggAATTGCCCATCAGTCAACAAAATATCTACCAGGTTCCATCAGCTCCCAAGTCTTCCACGTTGTCACCTACGTATGAACGGATGGACAGTTGGATTAAGCCACTTCCTTCTTCTGTTTCTTCTCCACCTACTCAAGAAATATATCAAGTGCCAGCTTTAGCTGCACAATTATTCAGTGAAAAGATCCAAAGCCTAACCAATCAG caCCAGTTTACTCTTCCCACACCATCTCGGGCCTCCATACCATGTATAAAAAGTGAGGTTTATGATGTTCCATCACCACAACACCGAATAGCCCTATTCACTCAG AGGTGTGCCACTCCACCCACAGCCAGAAAGGGCTCTATGCCGATCCTCTTCAAAGAATATATCCAGGAAGAGCAGCAACAGCTTTATGACATCCCATCCAGCCCAGAAAAGGCAAAAATCCATGTCCAGCAAGACTCTCCAGTGGGCAGT GTGTATGATGTCCCCCCCACAACCACAAGAGACCATGACATTTCACTACAAAGTTTGTCTCAAATAAAATCTTTGGGTCATTATAATACCTTGCCAAATCCTCGGAAGTCAGAATGGACTTACGATATTCCAGTATCACCTGAaaaaatgggtttaaaaaaagatcCTTCCGATCGTTCCCTGGAAAAGCAGGTGCTGTATGATGTACCACCAGCCAGATATGGTTCTAGTTTGCAAAATGTTCCACCAACAAATATCAAAAGCAAATCAGTGAATCCACAAATGTATGATGTTCCACCAACCCAGAGAAAATTAACCTTTCCTGACATCCCTCGTTATAATGTACCATCCTCACGTAACATGTTACTTTTGCAGCAAAACGGTAACTATCATGTTCCACCAAGCTTTCTGACTCCAAGGGTTGAGCAAcagaactctgaacaaaatgtttatGATATTCCAAAAGTGCTGCCTACTGCTTTACAACACAGGAAAGGGACTGAAAAAAACAACAGTAGTTTTGGAAACCATACTTACAACATTCCTCCACAGCTGTCAAAAGATGCCAAATTAGAACAAGACAGATTATCAGTTTCCAGTGTGGACAATAGAACCAGCACCCTATCTACATCATCAAGCACTTCTGCTGAGTCCTCTTCTATGTCATCATCAGAAGAACctgcaaaagaaattaaattggAGCTTGACTTAGCCATAGAGACATTGACCAAGCTGCAGCACAGTGTATCCAGTTCAGTTGCAAGTCTGATGATTTTTGTAAGCAGTAAGTGGAGATTCCAGGAACACCTGGAGACAAACCTTGAGGAAATCCATAGAGCAATTGATCACATAAAAGAATCTTTGGGAGAATTCTTGGATTTTGCTCAAGCCATCAAGGTGAATGCCTCTTGCGTCACTGACAATAACCTTCAAACCAGAATTACAACACAGCTGAAAATTCTTACAGACTCATTCCAGATCTTGGTAGAAACAAGGGAAGCACTAAATAACTGCAACTGGTCACTGGAAGTTCTGGTCATTAAGAAACCTCAGAATAACCCAGATGATCTTGATCGGTTTGTTATGGTAGCCCGCACAATTCCAGATGATATCAAGAGATTTGTTTCTATCATCATAGCTAATGGGAAGCTTCTCTTCAAAAAGAATTGCAAGGAACAAGAGACGAAGTCACCAAAAATTGATACAGACCGTAAAATGGCAAAACCGATCCCAATACCCAGAAGAATAGAACTGAATTCACTCCAAAGAAATACTTTGgataaaccaaacaaaaataaagtctctTCTGAGAAATCAAGAGAAAATGTCACTGAAGACTgtgattatgttcagttacag aagTCTCCTGGGTTGGAACAGGtgaaaaaaaccctttcagctAAAGAGATGGCAAAGAAGaatgcagatttaaaaacaaag gTTTTCCCACCTTCAAAAAAGCATAATATTCAGAGCAACCTGGACTTGGCAAAGAAAATCACTCTCTCAGAAAATTGTAGACTGTATTTTGATGCCCTTCATAAGGCCATTAGTGTATTTACCAGTAGTCTTAGCAATAATCAACCGCCAGAAGTCTTCATAGCACAGAGCAAACTGATCATTATGGTGGGACAAAAGTTGGTGGATTCTCTCTGTCAGGAAACTCAAGAAAAGGATATTCGGAATGACatcctctgcagcagcagccagtttTGTAGCCTGCTGAAGAACTTGGCTGTTGCCACCAAAAATGCAGCAGTGCAGTATCCAAAGACAGGTGCCATACAGGAACTTCAAAATCAAGCTGATGAGCTGTCTAAATACACTCAGCAGTTTAGGGCAATGATGGAATGA